A part of Cannabis sativa cultivar Pink pepper isolate KNU-18-1 chromosome 6, ASM2916894v1, whole genome shotgun sequence genomic DNA contains:
- the LOC115725186 gene encoding uncharacterized protein LOC115725186 isoform X2, with protein sequence MRFTRCSDKQLLHSQSQGYELAVIQFSKDLVMESILAFEEEQRQLQHQQISSTPSSPSSSSYGLKLVPWMSWEEWLFVYDSLFSDSPHAVSSALAKISTWGSRGCLPVTIEVTASIIEIQMRDPYFRKDQNIDASDKNRGNQGSDGSLSDEMLAMLYCMAIMRLVNGVVEKTRKQREVSIAVAADAINMPRTLIDIRHEGSHRELPTLQIVRSASIKALDWLKFYYWEPQKKAVPFQGDSTTKIRKRIKSKLRELAFCLNAKESPELSSSPLHGKLFHCSIGRRKHDWICGRKMFLSHAAGKLHSNSGGNKKQIKNVVKNLVGLYSSCSSEVVSVLLDFLLKTLNSSHSSELSEDTQVGSGTDTILNDWKPVITKFSNKEPELLVALLNAVLGMIEVQETSKDEIGGQLISSDNSPVVHQVEHLSSLFAWLANNLKELKPRHKALKTSETDVKSTGDSSLSNAALMQLMRKCLVLSASGNKQLLDSAILIAQLIGDINLMKKLNKISFLALSNSEVIENDPSLFNSKDLIQPDESLSQAGEKLEAIKRRRMKLKKAKTTDGDVEISRRWVVATSWNPCPIGMLPNSFGSSGCLPVLDNKDDESKFPEMSQARESLVSNHYNEMIQPDIPPSDDFVDKKRRRAVEDDCVSDVEDVWSQQGFDDKLWIGGLWKKLVEDVSMSEVHKYYSKVEELAVMKFRFKEIQL encoded by the exons ATGCGCTTTACTCGTTGCTCGGATAAACAATTACTTCACTCACAGTCACAG GGATATGAGTTAGCTGTTATCCAATTTTCTAAAGATTTGGTAATGGAGTCCATATTAGCATTCGAGGAGGAGCAGAGACAACTCCAACACCAACAAATATCATCAACACCATCATCCCCCTCGTCGTCTTCATATGGTCTCAAATTGGTGCCTTGGATGAGCTGGGAAGAATGGCTCTTCGTCTATGACTCTCTCTTCTCCGATTCCCCTCACGCAGTTTCATCTGCTCTTGCAAAG ATATCAACATGGGGAAGCAGAGGTTGTCTTCCTGTTACAATTGAAGTTACGGCTTCAATCATTGAAATTCAAATGAGAGATCCTTATTTTAG GAAGGACCAAAATATCGATGCTTCAGATAAAAATAGAGGAAATCAAGGTTCTGATGGATCACTTTCTGACGAAATGCTGGCTATGCTTTATTGCATGGCAATCATGAG GCTTGTCAACGGTGTTGTTGAGAAAACACGTAAGCAACGTGAGGTTTCAATTGCTGTGGCCGCTGATGCAATTAATATGCCACGTACATTGATTGATATTCGTCATG AGGGTTCGCATCGTGAGCTTCCTACACTTCAGATAGTTCGCAGTGCCTCAATCAAG GCACTTGATTGGCTAAAATTTTACTATTGGGAACCACAGAAGAAGGCTGTCCCATTTCAAGGTGACAGTACAACTAAGATCAGAAAAAGAATCAAGTCTAAACTTCGTGAATTGGCCTTCTGTTTGAATGCTAAGGAGAGTCCTGAACTGTCATCTTCACCATTACACGGAAAAC TATTTCACTGTTCTATAGGTCGTAGAAAACATGATTGGATTTGTGGGCGTAAAATGTTTCTCTCACATGCAGCTGGCAAGCTCCACTCAAATTCTGGAG GTAACAAGAAACAGATCAAGAATGTTGTCAAAAATCTTGTTGGCTTGTATTCTTCCTGTTCCTCAGAAGTTGTATCGGTACTGTTGGATTTTTTGCTCAAGACTTTAAATTCTTCACATTCGTCAGAGCTTTCAGAAGACACCCAGGTCGGCTCTGGCACAGATACTATTTTGAATGATTGGAAGCCTGTTATAACTAAGTTTTCAAATAAGGAGCCAGAATTACTCGTTGCCCTTCTTAATGCAGTTCTTGGTATGATTGAAGTCCAAGAAACCAGTAAAGATGAAATAG GAGGGCAACTCATATCATCTGACAATAGCCCAGTGGTTCATCAAGTTGAACACCTCTCTTCCCTTTTTGCATGGCTTGCTAATAACCTCAAGGAATTAAAGCCTCGTCATAAAGCTCTTAAAACTTCTGAAACAGATGTAAAATCAACAGGAGATTCATCCTTATCAAACGCAGCACTGATGCAACTAATGCGCAAGTGTCTAGTGTTATCAGCTTCTGGCAACAAGCAGCTCCTGGATTCAGCCATCCTTATTGCACAGCTGATTGGAGACATCAATCTAATGAAGAAACTTAACAAAATATCTTTCCTAGCTTTGTCAAATTCAGAAGTTATTGAAAATGATCCTTCTTTATTCAATTCGAAGGATCTTATCCAGCCAGATGAATCCCTTTCCCAAGCTGGTGAGAAGCTTGAGGCTATAAAACGCCGTCGGATGAAGTTAAAAAAAGCAAAGACTACAGATGGAGATGTAGAAATTTCGAGAAGATGGGTTGTTGCAACGTCTTGGAATCCATGTCCGATTGGCATGTTACCCAACTCTTTTGGGTCTTCTGGCTGCCTTCCTGTTTTGGACAATAAAGATGATGAGAGCAAGTTTCCTGAAATGTCACAAGCAAGAGAAAGTTTGGTATCAAACCACTATAATGAAATGATCCAGCCTGACATTCCACCGTCAGATGACTTTGTTGACAAGAAGAGAAGGCGCGCGGTTGAAGATGACTGTGTGTCTGATGTTGAAGATGTCTGGTCACAGCAAGGTTTTGATGATAAACTTTGGATTGGGGGACTATGGAAGAAATTAGTAGAAGATGTCTCCATGTCGGAAGTACACAAATACTATAGTAAAGTTGAAGAGCTTGCTGTTATGAAGTTTCGGTTCAAGGAGATACAACTTTAA
- the LOC115725186 gene encoding pre-rRNA-processing protein las1 isoform X5, with translation MRFTRCSDKQLLHSQSQGYELAVIQFSKDLVMESILAFEEEQRQLQHQQISSTPSSPSSSSYGLKLVPWMSWEEWLFVYDSLFSDSPHAVSSALAKISTWGSRGCLPVTIEVTASIIEIQMRDPYFSKFRKDQNIDASDKNRGNQGSDGSLSDEMLAMLYCMAIMRLVNGVVEKTRKQREVSIAVAADAINMPRTLIDIRHEGSHRELPTLQIVRSASIKALDWLKFYYWEPQKKAVPFQGDSTTKIRKRIKSKLRELAFCLNAKESPELSSSPLHGKRNKKQIKNVVKNLVGLYSSCSSEVVSVLLDFLLKTLNSSHSSELSEDTQVGSGTDTILNDWKPVITKFSNKEPELLVALLNAVLGMIEVQETSKDEIGGQLISSDNSPVVHQVEHLSSLFAWLANNLKELKPRHKALKTSETDVKSTGDSSLSNAALMQLMRKCLVLSASGNKQLLDSAILIAQLIGDINLMKKLNKISFLALSNSEVIENDPSLFNSKDLIQPDESLSQAGEKLEAIKRRRMKLKKAKTTDGDVEISRRWVVATSWNPCPIGMLPNSFGSSGCLPVLDNKDDESKFPEMSQARESLVSNHYNEMIQPDIPPSDDFVDKKRRRAVEDDCVSDVEDVWSQQGFDDKLWIGGLWKKLVEDVSMSEVHKYYSKVEELAVMKFRFKEIQL, from the exons ATGCGCTTTACTCGTTGCTCGGATAAACAATTACTTCACTCACAGTCACAG GGATATGAGTTAGCTGTTATCCAATTTTCTAAAGATTTGGTAATGGAGTCCATATTAGCATTCGAGGAGGAGCAGAGACAACTCCAACACCAACAAATATCATCAACACCATCATCCCCCTCGTCGTCTTCATATGGTCTCAAATTGGTGCCTTGGATGAGCTGGGAAGAATGGCTCTTCGTCTATGACTCTCTCTTCTCCGATTCCCCTCACGCAGTTTCATCTGCTCTTGCAAAG ATATCAACATGGGGAAGCAGAGGTTGTCTTCCTGTTACAATTGAAGTTACGGCTTCAATCATTGAAATTCAAATGAGAGATCCTTATTTTAG taaatttaGGAAGGACCAAAATATCGATGCTTCAGATAAAAATAGAGGAAATCAAGGTTCTGATGGATCACTTTCTGACGAAATGCTGGCTATGCTTTATTGCATGGCAATCATGAG GCTTGTCAACGGTGTTGTTGAGAAAACACGTAAGCAACGTGAGGTTTCAATTGCTGTGGCCGCTGATGCAATTAATATGCCACGTACATTGATTGATATTCGTCATG AGGGTTCGCATCGTGAGCTTCCTACACTTCAGATAGTTCGCAGTGCCTCAATCAAG GCACTTGATTGGCTAAAATTTTACTATTGGGAACCACAGAAGAAGGCTGTCCCATTTCAAGGTGACAGTACAACTAAGATCAGAAAAAGAATCAAGTCTAAACTTCGTGAATTGGCCTTCTGTTTGAATGCTAAGGAGAGTCCTGAACTGTCATCTTCACCATTACACGGAAAAC GTAACAAGAAACAGATCAAGAATGTTGTCAAAAATCTTGTTGGCTTGTATTCTTCCTGTTCCTCAGAAGTTGTATCGGTACTGTTGGATTTTTTGCTCAAGACTTTAAATTCTTCACATTCGTCAGAGCTTTCAGAAGACACCCAGGTCGGCTCTGGCACAGATACTATTTTGAATGATTGGAAGCCTGTTATAACTAAGTTTTCAAATAAGGAGCCAGAATTACTCGTTGCCCTTCTTAATGCAGTTCTTGGTATGATTGAAGTCCAAGAAACCAGTAAAGATGAAATAG GAGGGCAACTCATATCATCTGACAATAGCCCAGTGGTTCATCAAGTTGAACACCTCTCTTCCCTTTTTGCATGGCTTGCTAATAACCTCAAGGAATTAAAGCCTCGTCATAAAGCTCTTAAAACTTCTGAAACAGATGTAAAATCAACAGGAGATTCATCCTTATCAAACGCAGCACTGATGCAACTAATGCGCAAGTGTCTAGTGTTATCAGCTTCTGGCAACAAGCAGCTCCTGGATTCAGCCATCCTTATTGCACAGCTGATTGGAGACATCAATCTAATGAAGAAACTTAACAAAATATCTTTCCTAGCTTTGTCAAATTCAGAAGTTATTGAAAATGATCCTTCTTTATTCAATTCGAAGGATCTTATCCAGCCAGATGAATCCCTTTCCCAAGCTGGTGAGAAGCTTGAGGCTATAAAACGCCGTCGGATGAAGTTAAAAAAAGCAAAGACTACAGATGGAGATGTAGAAATTTCGAGAAGATGGGTTGTTGCAACGTCTTGGAATCCATGTCCGATTGGCATGTTACCCAACTCTTTTGGGTCTTCTGGCTGCCTTCCTGTTTTGGACAATAAAGATGATGAGAGCAAGTTTCCTGAAATGTCACAAGCAAGAGAAAGTTTGGTATCAAACCACTATAATGAAATGATCCAGCCTGACATTCCACCGTCAGATGACTTTGTTGACAAGAAGAGAAGGCGCGCGGTTGAAGATGACTGTGTGTCTGATGTTGAAGATGTCTGGTCACAGCAAGGTTTTGATGATAAACTTTGGATTGGGGGACTATGGAAGAAATTAGTAGAAGATGTCTCCATGTCGGAAGTACACAAATACTATAGTAAAGTTGAAGAGCTTGCTGTTATGAAGTTTCGGTTCAAGGAGATACAACTTTAA
- the LOC115725186 gene encoding uncharacterized protein LOC115725186 isoform X3 produces the protein MRFTRCSDKQLLHSQSQGYELAVIQFSKDLVMESILAFEEEQRQLQHQQISSTPSSPSSSSYGLKLVPWMSWEEWLFVYDSLFSDSPHAVSSALAKISTWGSRGCLPVTIEVTASIIEIQMRDPYFSKFRKDQNIDASDKNRGNQGSDGSLSDEMLAMLYCMAIMRLVNGVVEKTRKQREVSIAVAADAINMPRTLIDIRHEGSHRELPTLQIVRSASIKALDWLKFYYWEPQKKAVPFQGDSTTKIRKRIKSKLRELAFCLNAKESPELSSSPLHGKRRRKHDWICGRKMFLSHAAGKLHSNSGGNKKQIKNVVKNLVGLYSSCSSEVVSVLLDFLLKTLNSSHSSELSEDTQVGSGTDTILNDWKPVITKFSNKEPELLVALLNAVLGMIEVQETSKDEIGGQLISSDNSPVVHQVEHLSSLFAWLANNLKELKPRHKALKTSETDVKSTGDSSLSNAALMQLMRKCLVLSASGNKQLLDSAILIAQLIGDINLMKKLNKISFLALSNSEVIENDPSLFNSKDLIQPDESLSQAGEKLEAIKRRRMKLKKAKTTDGDVEISRRWVVATSWNPCPIGMLPNSFGSSGCLPVLDNKDDESKFPEMSQARESLVSNHYNEMIQPDIPPSDDFVDKKRRRAVEDDCVSDVEDVWSQQGFDDKLWIGGLWKKLVEDVSMSEVHKYYSKVEELAVMKFRFKEIQL, from the exons ATGCGCTTTACTCGTTGCTCGGATAAACAATTACTTCACTCACAGTCACAG GGATATGAGTTAGCTGTTATCCAATTTTCTAAAGATTTGGTAATGGAGTCCATATTAGCATTCGAGGAGGAGCAGAGACAACTCCAACACCAACAAATATCATCAACACCATCATCCCCCTCGTCGTCTTCATATGGTCTCAAATTGGTGCCTTGGATGAGCTGGGAAGAATGGCTCTTCGTCTATGACTCTCTCTTCTCCGATTCCCCTCACGCAGTTTCATCTGCTCTTGCAAAG ATATCAACATGGGGAAGCAGAGGTTGTCTTCCTGTTACAATTGAAGTTACGGCTTCAATCATTGAAATTCAAATGAGAGATCCTTATTTTAG taaatttaGGAAGGACCAAAATATCGATGCTTCAGATAAAAATAGAGGAAATCAAGGTTCTGATGGATCACTTTCTGACGAAATGCTGGCTATGCTTTATTGCATGGCAATCATGAG GCTTGTCAACGGTGTTGTTGAGAAAACACGTAAGCAACGTGAGGTTTCAATTGCTGTGGCCGCTGATGCAATTAATATGCCACGTACATTGATTGATATTCGTCATG AGGGTTCGCATCGTGAGCTTCCTACACTTCAGATAGTTCGCAGTGCCTCAATCAAG GCACTTGATTGGCTAAAATTTTACTATTGGGAACCACAGAAGAAGGCTGTCCCATTTCAAGGTGACAGTACAACTAAGATCAGAAAAAGAATCAAGTCTAAACTTCGTGAATTGGCCTTCTGTTTGAATGCTAAGGAGAGTCCTGAACTGTCATCTTCACCATTACACGGAAAAC GTCGTAGAAAACATGATTGGATTTGTGGGCGTAAAATGTTTCTCTCACATGCAGCTGGCAAGCTCCACTCAAATTCTGGAG GTAACAAGAAACAGATCAAGAATGTTGTCAAAAATCTTGTTGGCTTGTATTCTTCCTGTTCCTCAGAAGTTGTATCGGTACTGTTGGATTTTTTGCTCAAGACTTTAAATTCTTCACATTCGTCAGAGCTTTCAGAAGACACCCAGGTCGGCTCTGGCACAGATACTATTTTGAATGATTGGAAGCCTGTTATAACTAAGTTTTCAAATAAGGAGCCAGAATTACTCGTTGCCCTTCTTAATGCAGTTCTTGGTATGATTGAAGTCCAAGAAACCAGTAAAGATGAAATAG GAGGGCAACTCATATCATCTGACAATAGCCCAGTGGTTCATCAAGTTGAACACCTCTCTTCCCTTTTTGCATGGCTTGCTAATAACCTCAAGGAATTAAAGCCTCGTCATAAAGCTCTTAAAACTTCTGAAACAGATGTAAAATCAACAGGAGATTCATCCTTATCAAACGCAGCACTGATGCAACTAATGCGCAAGTGTCTAGTGTTATCAGCTTCTGGCAACAAGCAGCTCCTGGATTCAGCCATCCTTATTGCACAGCTGATTGGAGACATCAATCTAATGAAGAAACTTAACAAAATATCTTTCCTAGCTTTGTCAAATTCAGAAGTTATTGAAAATGATCCTTCTTTATTCAATTCGAAGGATCTTATCCAGCCAGATGAATCCCTTTCCCAAGCTGGTGAGAAGCTTGAGGCTATAAAACGCCGTCGGATGAAGTTAAAAAAAGCAAAGACTACAGATGGAGATGTAGAAATTTCGAGAAGATGGGTTGTTGCAACGTCTTGGAATCCATGTCCGATTGGCATGTTACCCAACTCTTTTGGGTCTTCTGGCTGCCTTCCTGTTTTGGACAATAAAGATGATGAGAGCAAGTTTCCTGAAATGTCACAAGCAAGAGAAAGTTTGGTATCAAACCACTATAATGAAATGATCCAGCCTGACATTCCACCGTCAGATGACTTTGTTGACAAGAAGAGAAGGCGCGCGGTTGAAGATGACTGTGTGTCTGATGTTGAAGATGTCTGGTCACAGCAAGGTTTTGATGATAAACTTTGGATTGGGGGACTATGGAAGAAATTAGTAGAAGATGTCTCCATGTCGGAAGTACACAAATACTATAGTAAAGTTGAAGAGCTTGCTGTTATGAAGTTTCGGTTCAAGGAGATACAACTTTAA
- the LOC115725186 gene encoding uncharacterized protein LOC115725186 isoform X1: MRFTRCSDKQLLHSQSQGYELAVIQFSKDLVMESILAFEEEQRQLQHQQISSTPSSPSSSSYGLKLVPWMSWEEWLFVYDSLFSDSPHAVSSALAKISTWGSRGCLPVTIEVTASIIEIQMRDPYFSKFRKDQNIDASDKNRGNQGSDGSLSDEMLAMLYCMAIMRLVNGVVEKTRKQREVSIAVAADAINMPRTLIDIRHEGSHRELPTLQIVRSASIKALDWLKFYYWEPQKKAVPFQGDSTTKIRKRIKSKLRELAFCLNAKESPELSSSPLHGKLFHCSIGRRKHDWICGRKMFLSHAAGKLHSNSGGNKKQIKNVVKNLVGLYSSCSSEVVSVLLDFLLKTLNSSHSSELSEDTQVGSGTDTILNDWKPVITKFSNKEPELLVALLNAVLGMIEVQETSKDEIGGQLISSDNSPVVHQVEHLSSLFAWLANNLKELKPRHKALKTSETDVKSTGDSSLSNAALMQLMRKCLVLSASGNKQLLDSAILIAQLIGDINLMKKLNKISFLALSNSEVIENDPSLFNSKDLIQPDESLSQAGEKLEAIKRRRMKLKKAKTTDGDVEISRRWVVATSWNPCPIGMLPNSFGSSGCLPVLDNKDDESKFPEMSQARESLVSNHYNEMIQPDIPPSDDFVDKKRRRAVEDDCVSDVEDVWSQQGFDDKLWIGGLWKKLVEDVSMSEVHKYYSKVEELAVMKFRFKEIQL, from the exons ATGCGCTTTACTCGTTGCTCGGATAAACAATTACTTCACTCACAGTCACAG GGATATGAGTTAGCTGTTATCCAATTTTCTAAAGATTTGGTAATGGAGTCCATATTAGCATTCGAGGAGGAGCAGAGACAACTCCAACACCAACAAATATCATCAACACCATCATCCCCCTCGTCGTCTTCATATGGTCTCAAATTGGTGCCTTGGATGAGCTGGGAAGAATGGCTCTTCGTCTATGACTCTCTCTTCTCCGATTCCCCTCACGCAGTTTCATCTGCTCTTGCAAAG ATATCAACATGGGGAAGCAGAGGTTGTCTTCCTGTTACAATTGAAGTTACGGCTTCAATCATTGAAATTCAAATGAGAGATCCTTATTTTAG taaatttaGGAAGGACCAAAATATCGATGCTTCAGATAAAAATAGAGGAAATCAAGGTTCTGATGGATCACTTTCTGACGAAATGCTGGCTATGCTTTATTGCATGGCAATCATGAG GCTTGTCAACGGTGTTGTTGAGAAAACACGTAAGCAACGTGAGGTTTCAATTGCTGTGGCCGCTGATGCAATTAATATGCCACGTACATTGATTGATATTCGTCATG AGGGTTCGCATCGTGAGCTTCCTACACTTCAGATAGTTCGCAGTGCCTCAATCAAG GCACTTGATTGGCTAAAATTTTACTATTGGGAACCACAGAAGAAGGCTGTCCCATTTCAAGGTGACAGTACAACTAAGATCAGAAAAAGAATCAAGTCTAAACTTCGTGAATTGGCCTTCTGTTTGAATGCTAAGGAGAGTCCTGAACTGTCATCTTCACCATTACACGGAAAAC TATTTCACTGTTCTATAGGTCGTAGAAAACATGATTGGATTTGTGGGCGTAAAATGTTTCTCTCACATGCAGCTGGCAAGCTCCACTCAAATTCTGGAG GTAACAAGAAACAGATCAAGAATGTTGTCAAAAATCTTGTTGGCTTGTATTCTTCCTGTTCCTCAGAAGTTGTATCGGTACTGTTGGATTTTTTGCTCAAGACTTTAAATTCTTCACATTCGTCAGAGCTTTCAGAAGACACCCAGGTCGGCTCTGGCACAGATACTATTTTGAATGATTGGAAGCCTGTTATAACTAAGTTTTCAAATAAGGAGCCAGAATTACTCGTTGCCCTTCTTAATGCAGTTCTTGGTATGATTGAAGTCCAAGAAACCAGTAAAGATGAAATAG GAGGGCAACTCATATCATCTGACAATAGCCCAGTGGTTCATCAAGTTGAACACCTCTCTTCCCTTTTTGCATGGCTTGCTAATAACCTCAAGGAATTAAAGCCTCGTCATAAAGCTCTTAAAACTTCTGAAACAGATGTAAAATCAACAGGAGATTCATCCTTATCAAACGCAGCACTGATGCAACTAATGCGCAAGTGTCTAGTGTTATCAGCTTCTGGCAACAAGCAGCTCCTGGATTCAGCCATCCTTATTGCACAGCTGATTGGAGACATCAATCTAATGAAGAAACTTAACAAAATATCTTTCCTAGCTTTGTCAAATTCAGAAGTTATTGAAAATGATCCTTCTTTATTCAATTCGAAGGATCTTATCCAGCCAGATGAATCCCTTTCCCAAGCTGGTGAGAAGCTTGAGGCTATAAAACGCCGTCGGATGAAGTTAAAAAAAGCAAAGACTACAGATGGAGATGTAGAAATTTCGAGAAGATGGGTTGTTGCAACGTCTTGGAATCCATGTCCGATTGGCATGTTACCCAACTCTTTTGGGTCTTCTGGCTGCCTTCCTGTTTTGGACAATAAAGATGATGAGAGCAAGTTTCCTGAAATGTCACAAGCAAGAGAAAGTTTGGTATCAAACCACTATAATGAAATGATCCAGCCTGACATTCCACCGTCAGATGACTTTGTTGACAAGAAGAGAAGGCGCGCGGTTGAAGATGACTGTGTGTCTGATGTTGAAGATGTCTGGTCACAGCAAGGTTTTGATGATAAACTTTGGATTGGGGGACTATGGAAGAAATTAGTAGAAGATGTCTCCATGTCGGAAGTACACAAATACTATAGTAAAGTTGAAGAGCTTGCTGTTATGAAGTTTCGGTTCAAGGAGATACAACTTTAA
- the LOC115725186 gene encoding pre-rRNA-processing protein las1 isoform X6 has protein sequence MRFTRCSDKQLLHSQSQGYELAVIQFSKDLVMESILAFEEEQRQLQHQQISSTPSSPSSSSYGLKLVPWMSWEEWLFVYDSLFSDSPHAVSSALAKISTWGSRGCLPVTIEVTASIIEIQMRDPYFRKDQNIDASDKNRGNQGSDGSLSDEMLAMLYCMAIMRLVNGVVEKTRKQREVSIAVAADAINMPRTLIDIRHEGSHRELPTLQIVRSASIKALDWLKFYYWEPQKKAVPFQGDSTTKIRKRIKSKLRELAFCLNAKESPELSSSPLHGKRNKKQIKNVVKNLVGLYSSCSSEVVSVLLDFLLKTLNSSHSSELSEDTQVGSGTDTILNDWKPVITKFSNKEPELLVALLNAVLGMIEVQETSKDEIGGQLISSDNSPVVHQVEHLSSLFAWLANNLKELKPRHKALKTSETDVKSTGDSSLSNAALMQLMRKCLVLSASGNKQLLDSAILIAQLIGDINLMKKLNKISFLALSNSEVIENDPSLFNSKDLIQPDESLSQAGEKLEAIKRRRMKLKKAKTTDGDVEISRRWVVATSWNPCPIGMLPNSFGSSGCLPVLDNKDDESKFPEMSQARESLVSNHYNEMIQPDIPPSDDFVDKKRRRAVEDDCVSDVEDVWSQQGFDDKLWIGGLWKKLVEDVSMSEVHKYYSKVEELAVMKFRFKEIQL, from the exons ATGCGCTTTACTCGTTGCTCGGATAAACAATTACTTCACTCACAGTCACAG GGATATGAGTTAGCTGTTATCCAATTTTCTAAAGATTTGGTAATGGAGTCCATATTAGCATTCGAGGAGGAGCAGAGACAACTCCAACACCAACAAATATCATCAACACCATCATCCCCCTCGTCGTCTTCATATGGTCTCAAATTGGTGCCTTGGATGAGCTGGGAAGAATGGCTCTTCGTCTATGACTCTCTCTTCTCCGATTCCCCTCACGCAGTTTCATCTGCTCTTGCAAAG ATATCAACATGGGGAAGCAGAGGTTGTCTTCCTGTTACAATTGAAGTTACGGCTTCAATCATTGAAATTCAAATGAGAGATCCTTATTTTAG GAAGGACCAAAATATCGATGCTTCAGATAAAAATAGAGGAAATCAAGGTTCTGATGGATCACTTTCTGACGAAATGCTGGCTATGCTTTATTGCATGGCAATCATGAG GCTTGTCAACGGTGTTGTTGAGAAAACACGTAAGCAACGTGAGGTTTCAATTGCTGTGGCCGCTGATGCAATTAATATGCCACGTACATTGATTGATATTCGTCATG AGGGTTCGCATCGTGAGCTTCCTACACTTCAGATAGTTCGCAGTGCCTCAATCAAG GCACTTGATTGGCTAAAATTTTACTATTGGGAACCACAGAAGAAGGCTGTCCCATTTCAAGGTGACAGTACAACTAAGATCAGAAAAAGAATCAAGTCTAAACTTCGTGAATTGGCCTTCTGTTTGAATGCTAAGGAGAGTCCTGAACTGTCATCTTCACCATTACACGGAAAAC GTAACAAGAAACAGATCAAGAATGTTGTCAAAAATCTTGTTGGCTTGTATTCTTCCTGTTCCTCAGAAGTTGTATCGGTACTGTTGGATTTTTTGCTCAAGACTTTAAATTCTTCACATTCGTCAGAGCTTTCAGAAGACACCCAGGTCGGCTCTGGCACAGATACTATTTTGAATGATTGGAAGCCTGTTATAACTAAGTTTTCAAATAAGGAGCCAGAATTACTCGTTGCCCTTCTTAATGCAGTTCTTGGTATGATTGAAGTCCAAGAAACCAGTAAAGATGAAATAG GAGGGCAACTCATATCATCTGACAATAGCCCAGTGGTTCATCAAGTTGAACACCTCTCTTCCCTTTTTGCATGGCTTGCTAATAACCTCAAGGAATTAAAGCCTCGTCATAAAGCTCTTAAAACTTCTGAAACAGATGTAAAATCAACAGGAGATTCATCCTTATCAAACGCAGCACTGATGCAACTAATGCGCAAGTGTCTAGTGTTATCAGCTTCTGGCAACAAGCAGCTCCTGGATTCAGCCATCCTTATTGCACAGCTGATTGGAGACATCAATCTAATGAAGAAACTTAACAAAATATCTTTCCTAGCTTTGTCAAATTCAGAAGTTATTGAAAATGATCCTTCTTTATTCAATTCGAAGGATCTTATCCAGCCAGATGAATCCCTTTCCCAAGCTGGTGAGAAGCTTGAGGCTATAAAACGCCGTCGGATGAAGTTAAAAAAAGCAAAGACTACAGATGGAGATGTAGAAATTTCGAGAAGATGGGTTGTTGCAACGTCTTGGAATCCATGTCCGATTGGCATGTTACCCAACTCTTTTGGGTCTTCTGGCTGCCTTCCTGTTTTGGACAATAAAGATGATGAGAGCAAGTTTCCTGAAATGTCACAAGCAAGAGAAAGTTTGGTATCAAACCACTATAATGAAATGATCCAGCCTGACATTCCACCGTCAGATGACTTTGTTGACAAGAAGAGAAGGCGCGCGGTTGAAGATGACTGTGTGTCTGATGTTGAAGATGTCTGGTCACAGCAAGGTTTTGATGATAAACTTTGGATTGGGGGACTATGGAAGAAATTAGTAGAAGATGTCTCCATGTCGGAAGTACACAAATACTATAGTAAAGTTGAAGAGCTTGCTGTTATGAAGTTTCGGTTCAAGGAGATACAACTTTAA